One region of Streptomyces davaonensis JCM 4913 genomic DNA includes:
- a CDS encoding TetR/AcrR family transcriptional regulator yields MTVKRRPTGTHHGDLRNALEQAALALVQERGPHGFTLAEACRRAGVSVSAPYKHFADRDALLASLALKGYQEQQRRFRAALSTSTDPAEQLAAFAAAYVRFAAEERALFDITFLAGLDTTRHPELAAAGTALHDDLMPVTSRITTTPDEAFDLLVQVAAAAHGLALFQQQAMLPSPWNNPQSVAEQAARAARALADQHARP; encoded by the coding sequence GTGACAGTCAAACGACGCCCCACGGGCACCCATCACGGAGATCTGCGCAACGCCCTTGAGCAGGCTGCACTCGCCCTGGTGCAGGAGCGGGGCCCGCACGGCTTCACCCTCGCCGAGGCCTGCCGGCGAGCCGGGGTGAGCGTGTCCGCGCCGTACAAGCACTTCGCCGACCGCGACGCCCTGCTCGCGTCGCTGGCACTGAAGGGCTACCAGGAGCAGCAGCGCCGCTTCCGCGCCGCGCTGTCGACGAGCACCGATCCGGCGGAACAGCTAGCCGCGTTCGCCGCCGCCTACGTGCGATTCGCCGCCGAAGAACGCGCGCTCTTCGACATCACCTTCCTCGCCGGCCTCGACACGACCCGCCACCCGGAGCTGGCCGCGGCGGGTACCGCCCTTCACGACGACCTGATGCCTGTCACCAGCCGCATCACCACTACCCCTGACGAGGCCTTCGATCTGCTCGTCCAGGTCGCCGCGGCAGCACACGGCCTAGCCCTGTTCCAGCAACAGGCGATGCTCCCCTCTCCCTGGAACAACCCTCAATCCGTTGCCGAGCAAGCCGCGCGGGCAGCCCGCGCGCTCGCCGACCAACACGCCCGCCCCTAG
- a CDS encoding dienelactone hydrolase family protein, protein MRFISETSSDGVREQLFTLGEIPGVLWTPEGAVDARPLVLMGHGGGQHKKAPDILSRARRFVTERGFAVVAVDVPAHGDRPKVEEYDRIATENQARLEAGEELAPLIAGFQALVARQTVPEWRAILDAVQQLDHVGASPVGYWGVSLGCGLGVPFVAAEPRVRAAVLGLGGALASADDAAAITVPVEFLVQWDDERVPRVQSLALFDALASAEKTLHANPGKHGEIPAFELDSTLRFFARHLG, encoded by the coding sequence ATGCGCTTCATTTCTGAGACGTCGTCCGACGGCGTCCGCGAACAGCTCTTTACCCTCGGCGAGATTCCCGGCGTGCTGTGGACGCCGGAAGGTGCCGTCGACGCCCGTCCACTCGTCTTGATGGGACACGGCGGCGGTCAGCACAAGAAGGCCCCCGACATCCTGTCGCGAGCACGCCGCTTTGTGACAGAGCGCGGTTTCGCGGTCGTGGCGGTCGACGTGCCGGCCCATGGCGACCGGCCGAAGGTCGAGGAATACGACCGGATTGCGACCGAGAACCAGGCTCGTCTGGAAGCCGGTGAAGAGCTGGCTCCGCTGATCGCCGGTTTCCAGGCGCTCGTGGCCCGCCAGACCGTGCCGGAGTGGCGGGCGATCCTGGACGCTGTCCAGCAACTCGATCACGTCGGTGCCAGTCCGGTGGGCTATTGGGGGGTCTCGTTGGGATGCGGACTTGGCGTTCCGTTCGTCGCGGCCGAACCCCGGGTCCGCGCCGCGGTGCTGGGCTTGGGTGGGGCGCTGGCCTCGGCCGACGACGCCGCGGCTATCACCGTCCCGGTGGAGTTCTTGGTGCAGTGGGACGACGAGCGGGTGCCGCGAGTCCAGAGCTTGGCGTTGTTCGACGCCTTGGCCTCGGCTGAGAAGACGCTGCATGCCAACCCCGGCAAGCACGGGGAGATCCCGGCATTCGAACTGGACAGCACGCTGAGGTTCTTCGCCCGGCACCTCGGCTAA
- a CDS encoding DUF6196 family protein translates to MIPWWDHGFTDQGVSLMVSVSVETAEQTEQRLRRVIAQADLVVHDGVWCFEESPADQPPALTGETLAVVRDRESWSHLVPLTQEGDGVERFGIFSFHFADHVDNSGFVGWLATLLKVELGTGVFVVCGSNRARGGIYDYWGCPIHLLDQAIAVVRTLRAT, encoded by the coding sequence ATGATCCCCTGGTGGGATCACGGCTTCACGGATCAAGGAGTCTCGCTGATGGTCAGTGTGAGTGTGGAGACTGCGGAACAGACAGAGCAGCGGCTACGCCGTGTGATCGCCCAGGCTGACCTCGTCGTGCACGACGGTGTCTGGTGTTTTGAAGAGTCTCCGGCCGACCAGCCGCCCGCGCTCACCGGCGAGACGCTGGCGGTCGTTCGGGACAGAGAGAGTTGGAGCCACCTGGTCCCGCTCACCCAGGAGGGCGACGGCGTCGAACGCTTCGGAATCTTCTCCTTCCATTTCGCCGATCATGTGGACAACAGCGGTTTCGTCGGCTGGCTCGCCACCCTCCTCAAGGTTGAGCTGGGAACCGGCGTATTTGTTGTCTGCGGCAGCAACCGCGCCCGCGGCGGCATCTATGACTACTGGGGCTGTCCCATCCACTTGCTGGATCAGGCCATCGCGGTCGTCAGGACGCTACGAGCCACCTGA
- a CDS encoding C40 family peptidase, protein MSGPRRRMALWGCVMAALLFAAVCCAAPVGNAISAYVALKAGTPDGGGIVEGGSAADIPARMLTAYKKAVQQVERHVPKCQGMRWPILAGIAKVESNHAIGRTITAGGDIRPKIYGVLLNGSGQGGNTTVLPDTDNGRYDGTASGERAVGPFQFLPSTWTSVGQDASGDQTADPHNADDAALGAALYQCGQGRDLTQRDQLKEAVFQYNHSATYVANVLGWIDHYTAAAQDPNLTDVSGGVRTVIEAALAQRGVPYSWGGGNASGPSYGICCSPNGKSGTGIKGFDCSGLTTYAYAKAGVRLPRTAAAQAGMGRRIPARLGTGALKPGDLVFYAYAPGRDSTIHHVGIYTGRGQMINAARPGTVVRLDSVNAMSGYAGGVRLL, encoded by the coding sequence GTGAGCGGGCCCAGGCGCCGGATGGCGCTGTGGGGGTGCGTCATGGCCGCGTTGCTGTTCGCCGCGGTGTGCTGCGCCGCACCCGTAGGCAACGCGATCAGCGCATACGTCGCGCTCAAGGCAGGCACGCCCGACGGCGGAGGCATCGTCGAGGGAGGCAGCGCCGCCGACATCCCTGCCCGGATGCTGACCGCCTACAAGAAGGCCGTCCAACAGGTCGAGCGGCACGTCCCGAAGTGCCAGGGGATGCGCTGGCCGATCCTCGCAGGGATCGCCAAGGTCGAGTCCAACCACGCCATCGGACGGACCATCACCGCAGGCGGCGACATCCGCCCCAAGATCTACGGGGTGCTCCTCAACGGCTCCGGCCAGGGAGGCAATACCACCGTCCTCCCCGACACCGACAACGGCCGCTACGACGGCACGGCGAGCGGGGAACGCGCTGTTGGCCCCTTCCAGTTCCTGCCCTCCACCTGGACGTCCGTCGGCCAGGACGCCAGCGGTGACCAAACCGCCGACCCGCACAACGCCGACGACGCCGCCCTCGGCGCCGCTCTCTACCAGTGCGGCCAGGGCCGCGACCTGACACAGCGGGACCAACTCAAGGAGGCCGTCTTCCAGTACAACCACTCTGCGACGTACGTAGCGAATGTGCTGGGCTGGATCGACCACTACACCGCAGCCGCCCAAGACCCCAACCTGACCGACGTCTCGGGCGGGGTCCGCACCGTCATCGAGGCCGCGCTCGCCCAGCGCGGCGTCCCCTACTCGTGGGGCGGCGGCAACGCAAGCGGCCCGTCGTACGGGATCTGCTGCTCCCCCAACGGCAAGAGCGGCACCGGCATCAAAGGCTTCGACTGCTCGGGGCTGACGACCTACGCCTACGCCAAGGCCGGTGTCCGCCTGCCGCGCACGGCGGCCGCGCAGGCCGGGATGGGCCGGCGGATCCCCGCACGCCTCGGCACCGGTGCGCTCAAGCCAGGCGATCTGGTCTTCTACGCATACGCCCCGGGCCGCGATTCCACGATCCATCACGTCGGCATTTACACCGGCCGCGGCCAAATGATCAACGCTGCCCGCCCGGGGACCGTCGTACGGCTGGACTCCGTGAACGCCATGTCGGGCTATGCGGGGGGAGTGCGGCTGCTGTGA
- a CDS encoding restriction endonuclease, whose amino-acid sequence MVARRVLGLRVPRTRAEQGAAAVVACAVIWLRARLVAVAWHAAVRGWPWLAAAAALAAAWAGWRLWRTACARRVRALARLRLTLVEIDAMDDEEFEYALCDLLIRDGWTARRVGGQGDQAADVIGQDRQRGRIVVQAKHTHVQGKVGSSVMYQVKGTAGPVHGADIAVVVTNGSLTRDARAWGERHRVYWIDRDRLHHWAALGTPLHDVLRLPRWPGTRRAALRRAV is encoded by the coding sequence ATGGTCGCCCGGCGCGTGCTCGGGCTGCGGGTGCCCCGCACCCGTGCGGAGCAGGGCGCGGCCGCGGTCGTGGCCTGCGCTGTCATCTGGCTGCGGGCCAGACTTGTTGCGGTCGCCTGGCATGCGGCGGTCCGCGGCTGGCCCTGGCTTGCCGCGGCTGCGGCCTTGGCGGCGGCTTGGGCGGGGTGGCGTCTGTGGCGTACGGCGTGTGCGCGTCGGGTGCGGGCTCTGGCCCGGCTGCGTCTGACGCTGGTCGAGATCGACGCCATGGACGACGAGGAGTTCGAGTACGCGCTCTGTGATCTCCTTATCCGCGATGGCTGGACGGCGCGGCGGGTGGGCGGGCAGGGAGACCAGGCCGCCGACGTCATCGGACAGGACCGCCAGCGGGGCCGGATCGTCGTCCAGGCCAAGCACACCCATGTTCAGGGCAAGGTCGGTTCCTCGGTGATGTACCAGGTCAAGGGAACTGCCGGCCCGGTCCACGGCGCGGACATCGCCGTGGTCGTCACCAACGGCTCCCTCACCCGCGATGCCAGAGCCTGGGGCGAGCGGCACCGGGTGTACTGGATCGATCGCGACCGCCTGCACCATTGGGCGGCGCTGGGCACCCCCCTGCACGACGTGCTGCGCCTGCCCCGCTGGCCAGGGACACGCCGCGCGGCCCTGCGGCGTGCTGTGTGA
- a CDS encoding PPOX class F420-dependent oxidoreductase: protein MPITNSDFGQALDRIGQGKHVSLTTFRKSGRPVSTPVGSLVHDGTLYALTAPDTGKVKRIRNNPQITIAPCAMNGTVPPGAPTATGTARLLDETSTAQVQDLMERRFCMYRLVRLVDRVLHRERPLIAIAITG from the coding sequence ATGCCCATCACGAACAGCGACTTCGGCCAGGCTCTCGACCGCATCGGACAGGGCAAGCACGTCAGCCTGACCACCTTCCGCAAAAGCGGCCGCCCGGTCTCCACGCCCGTCGGCAGCCTCGTCCACGACGGCACCCTCTACGCCCTCACCGCCCCGGACACCGGCAAGGTCAAGCGCATCCGCAACAACCCCCAAATCACCATCGCCCCGTGCGCCATGAACGGCACCGTCCCGCCCGGCGCTCCCACCGCCACAGGCACCGCCCGGCTCCTCGACGAAACGAGCACCGCCCAGGTCCAGGACCTCATGGAGCGGCGGTTCTGCATGTACCGACTCGTCCGCCTCGTCGACCGGGTCCTGCATCGCGAGCGCCCGCTGATCGCCATCGCCATCACCGGCTGA
- a CDS encoding oxidoreductase — MTQPKITRWTARDIPDQRGRTALITGANTGIGFETAKALATRGATVILAVRDTDRGKAAAEEIRAAVPGADPHVQHLDLSSLASVRDAADEVRGTWRCIDLLINNAGVMYTPHSRTADGFELQFGTNHLGHFALTGLLLDLIPATTDSRIVTVSSAGHRMGGPIDFGDLDWHKRPYNRTAAYGHSKLANLMFTYELQRRLPAAGPLALAAHPGGADTSGSKNAMSHSSALTRTAFAAIRPLLLQAPAMGALPILRAAADPTARGGQYYGPRGFQQSKGHPKVVRSSAASYDLAAQRRLWDLSEELTGVTFPR; from the coding sequence ATGACCCAGCCGAAGATCACCCGCTGGACCGCACGGGACATCCCAGACCAGCGCGGTCGCACCGCCCTCATCACTGGCGCCAACACGGGCATCGGCTTCGAAACCGCCAAGGCACTCGCAACCCGCGGTGCAACGGTGATCCTCGCCGTACGCGACACGGACAGGGGCAAGGCCGCCGCCGAGGAAATCCGGGCCGCCGTCCCGGGAGCGGACCCGCACGTGCAGCATCTCGACCTGAGCTCGCTGGCTTCCGTCCGCGACGCCGCCGACGAGGTGCGCGGCACCTGGCGTTGTATCGACCTACTGATCAACAACGCAGGGGTGATGTACACCCCGCACAGCAGGACCGCGGACGGCTTCGAGCTGCAATTCGGCACCAACCACCTGGGACACTTCGCCCTGACCGGACTCCTGCTCGACCTGATCCCCGCGACGACCGACTCCCGCATCGTCACCGTCAGCAGTGCCGGTCATCGCATGGGTGGCCCGATCGATTTCGGCGACCTCGACTGGCACAAGCGCCCTTACAACCGGACCGCCGCCTACGGACACTCCAAACTCGCCAATCTGATGTTCACCTACGAACTCCAGCGCAGACTTCCCGCAGCCGGCCCGCTCGCCCTCGCGGCCCACCCCGGCGGTGCCGACACCAGCGGATCCAAGAACGCCATGTCGCACTCGTCCGCGCTCACCCGAACCGCGTTCGCTGCAATCCGCCCCCTCCTCTTGCAGGCACCCGCCATGGGTGCCCTGCCCATCCTGCGCGCAGCCGCCGACCCCACCGCCCGAGGAGGGCAGTACTACGGCCCGCGCGGGTTCCAGCAGAGCAAGGGCCACCCCAAGGTCGTGAGGTCCAGTGCCGCGTCGTACGACCTGGCCGCACAGCGACGCCTCTGGGACCT
- a CDS encoding IS630 family transposase, with protein MSELVGDARQLSPSAQEALRLRAVAALVAGRDREDVAAVFRVSLKAVDNWWAKWLAGGREALVAQPRGRRVGEHQVLDAVEQQAIRQAVLDHRPCDLGLAGQLWTRAGVGGLIAKLYRVRLTEQGVGKYLRRWGLSFQRPDKRAVEQDAEAVRVWREETWPAIRAKAKTEGGEVLFADQVGIRSDQVTGRTWGERGRTPVVHRTGNRFSVNAMSAISTKGRMHFMVFTETFDADVMCRFLDRLVGHFDHKVHLVLDGHSAHRSRKVRAWLADHPDRIELHFLPSYSPELNPDELVNADLKRSLPMHSRARDQAQLAAETRRFFHRRQRQPHIVRGYFGGPHVRYILE; from the coding sequence GTGAGTGAACTGGTGGGGGACGCAAGGCAGTTGTCGCCGTCGGCTCAGGAGGCCCTTCGACTGCGAGCGGTGGCCGCGTTGGTGGCGGGCCGGGACCGTGAGGATGTCGCGGCGGTGTTCCGGGTCTCGCTCAAGGCGGTGGACAATTGGTGGGCGAAGTGGCTGGCCGGCGGGCGCGAGGCGCTCGTGGCTCAGCCGCGTGGACGCCGGGTCGGCGAGCATCAGGTTCTCGACGCGGTCGAGCAGCAGGCGATCCGGCAGGCGGTTCTGGATCACCGCCCCTGTGACCTGGGGCTGGCCGGGCAGCTGTGGACGCGCGCGGGAGTGGGGGGCCTGATCGCGAAGCTGTACCGGGTGCGGCTGACCGAACAGGGGGTGGGCAAGTACCTGCGCCGCTGGGGCCTGTCGTTCCAGCGCCCGGACAAGCGGGCCGTCGAGCAGGACGCGGAAGCGGTCCGCGTCTGGCGGGAGGAGACCTGGCCGGCGATCCGCGCGAAGGCGAAGACCGAGGGCGGGGAGGTGCTCTTCGCCGATCAGGTCGGCATCCGTTCCGACCAGGTCACCGGCCGCACCTGGGGTGAGCGGGGCCGCACACCGGTCGTGCACCGCACGGGCAACCGGTTCTCCGTCAACGCGATGTCCGCGATCAGCACGAAGGGCCGCATGCACTTCATGGTGTTCACCGAGACCTTCGACGCCGACGTCATGTGCCGCTTCCTGGACCGGCTCGTCGGCCACTTCGACCACAAGGTGCACCTCGTCCTGGACGGTCACTCCGCGCACCGATCCCGCAAGGTCCGCGCTTGGCTGGCCGATCATCCGGACCGGATCGAGCTGCACTTCCTGCCGTCGTACTCGCCGGAGCTGAATCCCGACGAGCTGGTCAACGCCGACCTCAAACGGAGTCTGCCCATGCACAGCCGGGCCCGCGACCAGGCCCAACTCGCCGCCGAGACCCGCAGGTTCTTCCACCGCCGCCAACGTCAGCCACATATCGTCCGCGGCTACTTCGGCGGCCCGCACGTCCGCTACATCCTCGAATAG
- a CDS encoding conjugal transfer protein: MSPGKHASGSKREAAAPMAAGARLEAMRRRVRVSRLAIWTVIAAGPVALAIALASSRDTVQAATSAKPTSMRTTAVAADPGGYAQLFVSSWLRSSADDASTAQARRAQSMGPDVALPDPAADAQPTAETVTVVRSAQRADGAWSVTVAAQYPDGRVRYYAVPVAADPAGASFTVTGAPSVVAGPSQAQVPASPYGVGVPEGDLASTVGEFLTAYLTGSGEVDRYLAPGVSLAPVSPAPYTAVSVQRVSAVEEAAAAGQVPQDGTRVRVLAQVEARDADGRWPLAYELALTAGSGRWDIARLEAGTGQGGGER; this comes from the coding sequence ATGTCTCCTGGTAAGCACGCCTCGGGCTCCAAGCGCGAGGCTGCGGCTCCGATGGCGGCCGGCGCCCGGCTGGAGGCAATGCGGCGCCGCGTCCGGGTCTCGCGCCTGGCCATCTGGACGGTCATCGCGGCCGGCCCCGTCGCCCTGGCCATCGCCCTGGCCTCCAGCCGGGACACGGTCCAAGCGGCCACTTCGGCCAAGCCCACCTCCATGCGCACTACGGCGGTGGCCGCCGACCCGGGCGGCTATGCGCAGTTGTTCGTCAGCTCGTGGTTGCGCAGCAGCGCGGATGACGCCTCGACTGCGCAGGCACGTCGTGCGCAGTCGATGGGCCCGGACGTCGCCCTGCCCGACCCCGCGGCCGATGCGCAGCCGACGGCGGAGACCGTGACGGTGGTGCGCAGTGCGCAGCGCGCGGACGGTGCATGGTCGGTGACGGTGGCTGCGCAATACCCGGACGGGCGGGTGCGTTACTACGCCGTACCGGTGGCCGCCGATCCGGCAGGTGCCTCGTTCACGGTGACCGGCGCGCCCAGCGTGGTGGCCGGCCCGTCCCAGGCACAGGTGCCGGCATCGCCCTACGGCGTCGGTGTCCCGGAGGGCGATCTGGCGTCCACGGTCGGGGAGTTCCTGACGGCGTACCTCACCGGCTCCGGGGAGGTGGACCGCTACCTCGCCCCCGGCGTGAGCCTTGCGCCGGTGTCCCCCGCCCCCTATACGGCCGTCTCCGTGCAGCGGGTCTCCGCCGTCGAGGAGGCCGCTGCCGCCGGGCAGGTACCGCAAGACGGCACGCGGGTCCGGGTTCTTGCTCAGGTGGAAGCCCGCGACGCGGACGGCCGGTGGCCGCTTGCCTACGAACTCGCGCTCACGGCCGGCTCCGGGCGCTGGGACATCGCACGCCTTGAAGCCGGTACCGGTCAGGGCGGGGGTGAGCGCTGA
- a CDS encoding ATP-binding protein: MRVPIRHIAGHLVWSAQGSVWALYRLHPGPDPHGRREETVQGTHVPAAVRDEQLAKVTHLVRSLSGAPRLFGLCAQVDPGEIALRMIEGIEPAEQTPGVGQHPWVENVEAALDLLDGQEMHRRTLWLAIPLKSETAGWQVSASLSAAWAGIAPVLGMRPVPVARREVAACREQAARVEAALAGGIAFRPARPAEIVWMVQHALHRGLAEPLLAEAETSELYAGQIRDSVLRSPSYADLGQVRLQEGGIDPGLDDVGELKNAGQLPRSGRTAWWRINTGSPLARRWLQVETGAGVGYQAQLALAECPPAVSQDAADLFAQLEALDFPVDYTIDLTLVPAEKARDQVRRKKNELIDQADQYDARPTGMPASLTEAARDLGELDARLSRTSVEVEVQSVTVLTVWGPTAALCDARARALAALLAGADYRAVRPAGLQQALFTLGLPGTVRPGVVREFTQHQVSEDWALSGAFTASEVGDPNGMFLGLDLDAGTTRPVMINVADAPKVDASASMGIVGDLGAGKSVLQKLVAEAVWARGGCAICIDRTPVREWATFARTAAEGRVQIIDAARAAVSIDPLRMFDGPEGRHYALSYLTLQLGIGPMSTHGEVLHHAVEQAAADEQPSMHRVLQVLKDMAASEVGRRKDAASTLAGLIRVVATNPLARMVFDPTLPPVRLDASSTTDMIVITTTGLKLPPKAAFDKPEVLQQQPLEALIGRAVLYLIAAIARQTAFEDPERFTQVVLDELYWLTSSAEGTALVHEILHDGRKHGAGLLAGSHDAQELGPDRGLMAYRALARTTNRERARHGLEFIGLDPDDPVLVRLVTTGLSPVGQRGREGEFLLTCPRQNTGRIKVTIPRIPRITASITTTPGRRTNTGPPTVPAAGEAVDDRPRENV; the protein is encoded by the coding sequence GTGAGGGTTCCGATCCGTCACATCGCCGGGCATCTGGTGTGGTCGGCGCAGGGCAGCGTGTGGGCCCTCTACCGCCTGCACCCCGGCCCGGACCCGCACGGTCGGCGTGAGGAGACCGTCCAGGGCACTCATGTGCCCGCCGCCGTGCGCGACGAGCAGCTCGCCAAGGTCACGCACTTGGTGCGGTCTCTGTCCGGGGCGCCTCGGCTGTTCGGCCTGTGCGCGCAGGTCGACCCGGGTGAGATCGCCCTCCGGATGATCGAGGGCATCGAGCCGGCCGAGCAGACACCTGGTGTTGGCCAGCACCCCTGGGTGGAGAACGTCGAGGCCGCCCTGGATCTCCTGGACGGCCAGGAGATGCACCGCCGCACCCTGTGGCTGGCCATACCCCTCAAGTCCGAGACCGCGGGCTGGCAGGTGTCGGCGTCCCTCAGTGCGGCGTGGGCGGGGATCGCGCCGGTGCTGGGCATGCGCCCGGTGCCGGTGGCACGGCGCGAGGTGGCCGCCTGCCGCGAGCAGGCTGCCCGGGTGGAGGCCGCGCTCGCCGGCGGCATCGCCTTCCGTCCGGCCCGCCCGGCGGAGATCGTGTGGATGGTCCAGCACGCCCTGCACCGCGGCCTCGCGGAACCCCTGCTCGCCGAAGCCGAGACCAGCGAGCTGTATGCGGGGCAGATCCGTGACAGTGTGCTGCGCTCCCCGAGCTACGCCGACCTCGGCCAGGTCCGCCTACAGGAAGGCGGGATCGACCCCGGCCTCGACGACGTCGGCGAGCTCAAGAACGCGGGCCAGCTCCCGCGGTCGGGCCGCACGGCCTGGTGGCGGATCAACACCGGCTCGCCGCTGGCGCGGCGGTGGCTACAGGTCGAGACCGGCGCAGGGGTGGGGTATCAGGCGCAGTTGGCGCTGGCCGAGTGTCCGCCGGCGGTCAGCCAGGACGCCGCCGACCTGTTCGCCCAGCTGGAGGCACTGGACTTTCCCGTCGACTACACCATCGACCTGACCCTGGTGCCCGCGGAGAAGGCCCGCGACCAGGTGCGACGCAAGAAGAACGAGTTGATCGACCAGGCCGACCAGTACGACGCCCGCCCCACCGGCATGCCCGCCTCCCTCACCGAGGCCGCCCGCGACCTCGGCGAGCTGGACGCCCGGCTGTCCCGCACCTCGGTCGAGGTCGAGGTGCAGTCCGTCACCGTCCTCACGGTCTGGGGGCCGACCGCCGCACTCTGCGACGCCCGGGCCCGCGCGCTGGCCGCGCTGCTCGCCGGCGCCGACTACCGGGCCGTGCGCCCGGCGGGCCTACAGCAGGCCCTGTTCACCCTCGGGCTGCCCGGCACCGTACGGCCAGGTGTGGTGCGGGAGTTCACCCAGCACCAGGTCTCCGAGGACTGGGCGCTGAGCGGCGCCTTCACCGCCTCGGAGGTCGGCGACCCCAACGGGATGTTCCTCGGCCTCGACCTGGATGCGGGCACCACCCGCCCCGTCATGATCAACGTGGCGGACGCGCCCAAGGTGGATGCCTCCGCCTCCATGGGCATCGTCGGGGACCTCGGTGCCGGGAAGAGCGTGCTCCAGAAGCTGGTCGCGGAAGCGGTGTGGGCGCGCGGCGGCTGCGCGATCTGCATCGACCGCACACCCGTCCGCGAATGGGCCACCTTCGCCCGCACCGCGGCCGAGGGCCGCGTGCAGATCATCGACGCCGCCCGCGCGGCAGTGTCCATCGACCCGCTGCGCATGTTCGACGGCCCCGAAGGCCGCCACTACGCCCTGTCCTATCTCACCCTCCAGCTCGGCATCGGGCCGATGAGCACCCACGGGGAAGTCCTCCACCACGCCGTCGAACAGGCCGCCGCGGATGAGCAGCCGTCCATGCACCGCGTGCTTCAAGTCCTAAAGGACATGGCCGCGAGCGAGGTGGGCAGGCGGAAGGACGCGGCCTCCACCCTCGCCGGCCTCATCCGCGTCGTCGCCACCAACCCCCTGGCCCGGATGGTCTTCGACCCCACGCTGCCGCCGGTACGGCTCGATGCCTCCAGCACCACCGACATGATCGTCATCACCACCACCGGGCTGAAACTGCCACCCAAGGCGGCGTTCGACAAGCCCGAAGTACTGCAACAGCAGCCGCTGGAGGCGCTGATCGGGCGCGCGGTGCTGTATCTGATCGCCGCGATCGCCCGGCAGACCGCGTTCGAGGACCCCGAGCGGTTCACTCAGGTGGTCCTGGACGAGCTGTACTGGCTCACCTCCTCCGCCGAGGGCACCGCCCTGGTCCACGAAATCCTCCACGACGGCCGCAAGCACGGCGCCGGACTCCTGGCCGGCTCGCACGACGCCCAAGAACTCGGCCCCGATCGCGGCCTGATGGCCTACCGCGCACTCGCCCGCACCACCAACCGCGAACGCGCCCGCCACGGCCTGGAATTCATCGGCCTCGACCCGGACGACCCCGTGCTGGTACGGCTCGTGACCACCGGCCTGTCCCCCGTGGGACAGCGCGGCCGGGAAGGCGAGTTCCTGCTGACCTGCCCGCGGCAGAACACCGGCCGTATCAAGGTCACCATCCCCCGCATCCCACGTATCACCGCCTCCATCACCACCACGCCGGGACGCCGCACGAACACGGGCCCGCCAACCGTGCCTGCCGCCGGAGAGGCCGTGGATGACCGCCCGAGGGAGAACGTCTGA
- a CDS encoding IS5/IS1182 family transposase, with product MLVYPSGVDVASSTLRLLSAQLRTRRHERGTRWRRLTPGRQALLALAHLRCGHTYAQLAAGFGVGTTTAYRYVVEAVELLADLAPTLAEAVRVATTKAYVILDGTLLPIDRIAADRPFFSGKHKKHGMNVQVLTDPFGRLLWASAALPGAVHDIKAARTHGIIDALAEADLPCCADKGYQGAGATVRVPFRGKHRNLPSGQQAVNVAHARIRAVGEQAMATLKSWRLLRKLRCSTTRITSLVQAVLALHLASS from the coding sequence GTGCTTGTCTACCCGTCCGGCGTCGACGTCGCCTCCTCGACCTTGCGTCTGCTGTCCGCCCAGCTGCGCACACGGCGCCACGAGCGTGGGACCCGATGGCGGCGTCTGACCCCAGGACGTCAGGCCTTGCTTGCCCTCGCTCACCTGCGGTGCGGGCACACCTACGCCCAGCTTGCGGCCGGGTTCGGCGTAGGCACCACCACCGCCTACCGGTACGTCGTCGAGGCTGTCGAGTTGCTCGCCGACCTCGCGCCCACCTTGGCCGAGGCGGTCCGCGTCGCGACGACGAAGGCGTACGTCATCCTCGACGGCACCCTGCTGCCCATCGACCGGATCGCCGCAGACCGGCCCTTCTTCAGCGGCAAACACAAGAAGCACGGCATGAACGTCCAAGTCCTCACCGATCCATTCGGCCGCCTGCTGTGGGCCTCCGCCGCGTTGCCCGGCGCCGTGCACGACATCAAGGCCGCTCGCACCCACGGAATCATCGATGCCCTGGCCGAGGCCGACCTGCCCTGCTGCGCGGACAAGGGCTACCAAGGCGCCGGCGCCACCGTGCGGGTCCCCTTCCGGGGCAAGCACCGCAACCTGCCCTCCGGGCAACAGGCCGTGAACGTCGCCCACGCCCGCATCCGGGCCGTCGGCGAGCAGGCCATGGCCACTCTCAAGAGCTGGCGCCTCCTTCGCAAACTGCGTTGCAGCACCACCCGAATCACCAGCCTCGTCCAGGCAGTACTCGCACTTCACCTCGCATCATCTTGA